The Helicobacter pylori NQ4053 genome contains a region encoding:
- a CDS encoding tRNA threonylcarbamoyladenosine biosynthesis protein TsaB, translating to MELDLALISLGDGVLLGVYQNNFLCTSYTSKSKTSEALVEVFSQLFEDFKNPTLPAVKGVYYAKGPGSFTSLKLTHVFLHTLALIHDFELYSTTGFDFNDNTPILAYANKYFVSKERESLTDFKDLKILPKDFMLPSFLEKDKFTQLNTPFYILPPI from the coding sequence TTGGAATTGGATTTAGCACTTATCTCTTTAGGCGATGGGGTCTTGCTTGGGGTGTATCAAAACAATTTTTTATGCACTTCTTACACTTCTAAATCAAAAACAAGCGAAGCTTTGGTGGAAGTTTTTTCGCAATTATTTGAAGATTTTAAAAACCCTACTTTACCGGCGGTTAAAGGGGTTTATTACGCTAAAGGGCCAGGGAGTTTCACTAGCTTAAAACTCACGCATGTTTTCTTACATACTTTGGCTTTAATCCATGACTTTGAACTCTATTCCACCACAGGCTTTGATTTTAACGACAACACGCCCATTTTGGCGTATGCCAATAAATACTTTGTTTCAAAAGAAAGGGAAAGCTTAACCGATTTTAAAGATTTGAAAATTTTGCCAAAAGATTTCATGTTGCCCTCTTTTTTAGAGAAAGACAAATTCACCCAATTGAACACGCCGTTTTACATTTTGCCTCCTATTTAG
- the lpxC gene encoding UDP-3-O-acyl-N-acetylglucosamine deacetylase produces the protein MKQTTINHSVELVGIGLHKGVPVKLVLEPLGENQGIVFYRSDLGVKLPLKPENIVDTKMATVLGKDNARISTIEHLLSAIHAYGIDNLKISVDNEEIPIMDGSALTYCMLLDEAGIKELDAPKKVMEIKQAIEVREGDKFVKIEPDSQLSLNFTIDFNHPVIAKQAHHFVFSKTAYKEQVAKARTFGFLQEVNYLRSIGLAKGGSLNNCIVLDENSILNKEGLRCEKEFVCHKILDAMGDLMVLGMPVMGKYTSFSGSHKLNSMLVKAILADAKNYEVLIATDSAKEFALQKAFA, from the coding sequence ATGAAACAAACAACCATTAACCACTCTGTGGAATTAGTAGGGATAGGCTTGCACAAGGGCGTTCCTGTGAAGCTTGTTTTAGAGCCTTTAGGAGAAAATCAAGGCATTGTTTTTTACCGCTCTGATTTGGGCGTGAAGCTCCCCTTAAAACCTGAAAACATCGTGGATACCAAAATGGCAACCGTGTTGGGTAAGGATAACGCTAGAATTTCTACGATTGAGCATTTGCTTTCAGCTATCCATGCGTATGGCATTGATAATCTTAAAATCTCTGTGGATAACGAAGAGATCCCTATCATGGATGGGAGTGCTTTGACTTATTGCATGCTTTTAGATGAAGCGGGGATTAAAGAATTAGACGCTCCTAAAAAGGTGATGGAAATCAAGCAAGCTATTGAGGTTAGAGAGGGCGATAAATTTGTTAAAATTGAGCCAGACAGCCAACTTTCTTTGAATTTCACGATTGATTTTAACCATCCGGTTATCGCTAAGCAAGCCCATCATTTTGTCTTTAGTAAAACCGCTTACAAAGAGCAAGTCGCTAAAGCCCGCACCTTTGGGTTTTTGCAAGAAGTGAATTATTTGCGATCCATTGGTTTGGCGAAAGGGGGGAGTTTGAACAATTGCATCGTGCTAGATGAAAATAGCATTTTGAATAAAGAGGGCTTGAGGTGCGAAAAGGAGTTTGTGTGCCACAAGATTTTAGACGCTATGGGGGATCTGATGGTTTTAGGCATGCCTGTGATGGGCAAATACACTTCTTTTTCAGGGAGTCATAAACTCAATTCCATGTTGGTTAAAGCCATTTTGGCGGACGCTAAAAATTACGAAGTTTTGATCGCTACAGATTCAGCTAAAGAATTTGCGTTGCAAAAGGCTTTCGCTTAA
- the minC gene encoding septum site-determining protein MinC, translating into MLKTNQKNVHAFEIEKQEPEAVMEFLEKNHALLQYFLIIFKYDIEPEVKAILHKHQLLFLETNRALNGRHIKTMPLKEETDHPKPNHSKTEPKTTIYERHIRSGEEIYSANHLIFLGNIHNGAKIISEGCVSVYGVCEGAIVCFGECLILKEVKSAQIVFQNKIFSLKEIERLLVNKNIKIITKNDDILDIKEVL; encoded by the coding sequence ATGTTAAAAACGAATCAAAAAAATGTGCATGCGTTTGAAATTGAAAAGCAAGAGCCTGAAGCGGTCATGGAATTTTTAGAAAAAAACCATGCCCTTTTGCAATATTTTCTTATTATTTTTAAATATGATATTGAACCAGAAGTCAAAGCCATTTTGCACAAACACCAGCTTTTGTTTTTAGAAACAAATCGCGCTTTAAACGGACGCCATATCAAAACCATGCCTTTAAAAGAAGAAACCGATCATCCAAAACCCAATCATTCTAAAACAGAACCTAAAACAACGATTTATGAGCGCCATATCAGGAGTGGGGAAGAGATTTATAGCGCTAATCATCTTATTTTTTTGGGTAATATCCACAATGGAGCGAAGATTATTTCAGAGGGCTGTGTGTCGGTTTATGGGGTTTGCGAAGGGGCGATTGTGTGCTTTGGAGAGTGCTTGATTTTAAAAGAAGTCAAGAGCGCTCAAATCGTTTTTCAAAATAAAATTTTCTCTTTAAAAGAGATTGAACGGCTCTTGGTAAATAAAAATATTAAAATAATCACTAAAAATGACGATATACTAGACATAAAGGAAGTATTATGA
- a CDS encoding M23 family metallopeptidase, which translates to MELRFKILALVVLILGGYLIFNALITKPRALSFSLKSEENALNDNNEALFWDLKKPIKVKIVAPKGIKRYEIKVTTKDNLILYEKESLVLDKPKSLEVPLIRPEIMGLEDKCLDYEFQASDWSYANFFNGNKASFKQKVCIDTIKPSITILSRSPSIAYGGSAVVVFEALDKNLSQAFVRVKKKDFKAFRLLEFKQRNVFIALVPWPYKNKDFRAFIVAKDKAYNSNTTPLLLKRKTHHVREKDINLSALKDKIAKQEKFQNYTEQTLLERFSNARLKDLEKIQKIALEQGDFYKDFSHFQALKPLNGPFKMISNFLENRRFLKDNQVLFKFLHLGVDLIPGKDLSLAFDPSMKRVFKGELDFYGNSLMDCYGLGLCVFLAHLKDDKSVGSSGLKLGSGLHLGMLLQGVFVRPNEWLNEQWIKTNIITPIEQAKRLLMKG; encoded by the coding sequence TTGGAGTTGAGGTTTAAAATTTTAGCGTTAGTCGTTTTGATTTTAGGGGGTTATTTGATTTTTAACGCTTTAATCACAAAACCCAGAGCTTTAAGTTTTAGTTTAAAGAGCGAAGAAAATGCGCTTAATGACAACAATGAAGCGCTTTTTTGGGATTTGAAAAAACCTATTAAGGTTAAAATAGTAGCCCCAAAGGGCATCAAACGCTATGAGATAAAAGTAACCACAAAAGACAATTTGATCTTATATGAAAAAGAAAGTCTGGTATTGGATAAACCCAAGTCTTTAGAAGTGCCTTTGATCAGGCCTGAAATCATGGGATTAGAAGACAAGTGCCTTGATTATGAATTTCAGGCGAGCGATTGGAGCTATGCTAATTTTTTCAATGGCAATAAGGCGTCTTTCAAACAAAAAGTGTGTATTGATACGATAAAACCCTCAATCACGATTTTATCTCGTTCCCCAAGCATCGCTTATGGAGGGAGTGCGGTAGTTGTCTTTGAAGCTTTGGATAAGAATTTGTCTCAAGCGTTTGTGCGCGTCAAAAAAAAGGATTTTAAAGCTTTCAGGCTTTTAGAGTTCAAACAGCGTAATGTTTTTATCGCTCTAGTGCCTTGGCCTTATAAAAATAAGGATTTTAGGGCGTTCATTGTCGCTAAAGATAAAGCCTATAACTCTAATACCACCCCTTTATTACTCAAGCGAAAAACCCATCATGTGAGGGAAAAAGATATAAATTTAAGCGCCTTAAAAGATAAGATTGCAAAGCAAGAAAAATTTCAAAACTACACTGAGCAAACTTTATTAGAAAGATTTTCCAACGCGCGCTTAAAAGATTTAGAAAAAATCCAAAAGATCGCTTTAGAGCAAGGGGATTTTTATAAGGATTTTTCTCATTTTCAAGCGCTAAAACCCTTGAATGGGCCTTTTAAAATGATAAGCAATTTTTTAGAAAATCGGCGGTTTTTAAAGGACAATCAGGTGTTGTTTAAATTCTTGCATTTAGGGGTGGATTTGATACCTGGCAAGGATTTATCTTTAGCGTTTGATCCATCTATGAAGAGGGTTTTTAAGGGGGAATTGGATTTTTATGGTAATAGTTTAATGGATTGCTATGGCTTAGGTTTGTGCGTTTTTTTAGCCCATTTAAAAGATGATAAAAGCGTGGGGAGTAGTGGTTTGAAATTAGGGAGCGGGTTGCATTTAGGGATGCTTTTGCAAGGGGTTTTTGTCCGGCCCAATGAATGGCTTAATGAGCAATGGATAAAAACCAATATCATCACTCCCATAGAGCAAGCCAAACGGCTTTTAATGAAAGGATAG
- a CDS encoding outer membrane beta-barrel protein has product MLKFKYGLIYIALILGLQATDYDNLEEENQQLDEKINHLKQQLTEKGVSPKEMDKDKFEEEYIDRSYPKISSKKKEKLLKSFSIADDKSGVFLGGGYAYGELNLSYQGEMLDKYGANAPSTFKNNININAPVSMISTKFGYQKYFVPYFGTRFYGDLLLGGGVLKEDASKQSVGSFIYVLGAMNTDLLFDMPLDFKTKKHFLGVYAGFGIGLMLYQDKPNQNGRNLVVGGYSSPNFLWKSLIEVDYTFNVGVSLTLYRKHRLEIGTKLPISYLRMGVEEGALYQNKEDDERLLISANNQFKRSSFLLVNYAFIF; this is encoded by the coding sequence ATGTTGAAATTTAAATATGGTTTGATTTATATCGCGCTCATACTAGGACTTCAAGCGACAGATTATGACAATTTAGAAGAAGAAAACCAACAATTAGACGAAAAAATAAACCATTTAAAGCAACAGCTTACCGAAAAAGGGGTTTCGCCCAAAGAGATGGATAAGGATAAGTTTGAAGAGGAATATATTGATCGATCTTATCCTAAAATTTCCTCCAAGAAAAAAGAGAAATTGCTCAAATCTTTTTCCATAGCCGATGATAAGAGTGGGGTTTTTTTAGGAGGTGGGTATGCTTATGGGGAACTTAACTTGTCTTATCAAGGGGAAATGTTAGACAAATATGGCGCGAATGCCCCTAGCACGTTTAAAAACAATATCAATATTAACGCTCCTGTTTCTATGATTAGCACTAAATTCGGGTATCAAAAATACTTTGTGCCTTATTTTGGGACACGATTTTATGGGGATTTATTGCTTGGGGGAGGGGTGTTAAAAGAGGATGCAAGCAAGCAATCTGTAGGCTCGTTTATTTATGTTTTAGGGGCTATGAATACCGATTTATTGTTTGATATGCCTTTAGATTTTAAAACTAAAAAGCATTTTTTAGGCGTTTATGCGGGTTTTGGGATAGGGCTTATGCTTTATCAAGACAAGCCTAATCAAAACGGGAGGAATTTGGTGGTGGGGGGCTATTCAAGCCCTAATTTTTTATGGAAATCTTTGATTGAAGTGGATTACACTTTTAATGTGGGCGTGAGTTTAACGCTTTATAGGAAACACCGCTTAGAGATTGGCACCAAATTACCGATTAGCTATTTGAGGATGGGAGTGGAAGAGGGAGCGCTCTATCAAAATAAAGAAGATGATGAACGATTGTTGATTTCGGCTAACAACCAGTTCAAGCGATCCAGTTTTTTATTAGTGAATTATGCGTTCATTTTTTAA
- a CDS encoding outer membrane beta-barrel protein encodes MCSKKIRNLILCFGFILSLRAEENTAQENTTEENMIKENPPKDAPILLEEKRAQTLEFEENKEAKKNIDEKSLLEEIHKKKRQLYMLKGELHEKNEAILFQQMAKNKSGFFIGVILGDIGINANPYEKFEPLSNIQASPLLYGLRSGYQKYFANGISALRFYGEYLGGAMKGFKSDSLASYQTASLNIDLLMDKPIDKEKRFALGIFGGVGVGWNGMYQNLKEIKGYSQPNAFGLVLNLGVSMTLNLKHRFELALKMPPLKETSQTFLYYFKSTNIYYISYNYLL; translated from the coding sequence ATGTGTTCTAAAAAAATAAGAAATCTCATTTTATGCTTTGGTTTTATTTTAAGCTTGCGTGCTGAAGAAAATACGGCTCAAGAGAATACGACTGAAGAAAACATGATTAAAGAAAATCCCCCTAAAGACGCTCCCATTCTTTTGGAAGAAAAACGCGCCCAAACGCTAGAGTTTGAAGAAAACAAGGAAGCTAAAAAGAATATTGATGAAAAAAGCCTGCTTGAAGAAATCCATAAGAAAAAACGCCAACTTTACATGCTCAAAGGGGAATTGCATGAAAAAAATGAAGCCATCTTATTCCAGCAAATGGCTAAAAATAAGAGCGGTTTTTTTATAGGCGTGATCCTTGGTGATATAGGGATTAACGCTAATCCTTATGAGAAGTTTGAACCTTTAAGCAATATTCAAGCTTCTCCTTTGTTGTATGGCTTAAGGAGCGGGTATCAAAAGTATTTTGCTAACGGGATTAGCGCCTTACGCTTTTATGGGGAATATTTAGGGGGGGCGATGAAAGGGTTTAAAAGCGATTCTTTAGCCTCTTATCAAACCGCAAGCTTGAATATTGATTTGTTGATGGATAAGCCTATTGACAAAGAAAAAAGGTTTGCGTTAGGGATATTTGGAGGCGTTGGAGTGGGGTGGAATGGGATGTATCAAAATTTAAAAGAGATTAAAGGGTATTCACAGCCTAACGCTTTTGGATTAGTGCTAAATTTAGGGGTGAGCATGACGCTCAACCTCAAACACCGCTTTGAATTAGCCTTAAAAATGCCTCCCTTAAAAGAAACTTCGCAAACCTTTTTATATTACTTTAAAAGCACTAATATTTATTATATTAGTTACAACTATTTATTGTAA
- the panB gene encoding 3-methyl-2-oxobutanoate hydroxymethyltransferase, translating into MSMQTAPIKKITLNHLQAKKNQEKIIAITAYDALFAQIFDPLVDVILVGDSLNMSFFNQNDTLSASVKMMLYHTKAVCAGAKTPFIITDMPFGSYKDEKTALKNAIRVYKETQASAIKLEGGKEKAKLVKTLTDEGVIVVGHIGLMPQFVRLDGGYKIKGKNEEQQKKLLEDALSLEEAGVGLLVLESITTPIAQTITQKIKIPTIGIGSGKDCDGQILVWSDMLGFFDSFKPKFVREYLKGKELVQNAIKQYADDVKKGNFPNELESYH; encoded by the coding sequence ATGAGCATGCAAACCGCCCCAATTAAAAAAATCACTCTCAACCACCTCCAAGCTAAAAAAAATCAAGAAAAAATCATCGCCATTACCGCTTATGACGCGCTGTTCGCTCAAATATTTGATCCGCTAGTGGATGTGATTTTAGTGGGCGATAGTTTGAATATGAGTTTTTTCAATCAAAACGACACTTTAAGCGCGAGTGTAAAAATGATGCTCTATCACACCAAAGCCGTGTGCGCGGGCGCTAAGACTCCTTTTATCATCACAGACATGCCCTTTGGAAGCTATAAAGATGAAAAAACAGCCCTAAAAAACGCCATTAGAGTTTATAAAGAAACCCAAGCGAGCGCGATCAAACTAGAGGGGGGGAAAGAAAAAGCGAAACTGGTTAAAACGCTCACTGATGAGGGCGTTATTGTGGTAGGACACATCGGCTTAATGCCCCAATTCGTGCGTCTTGATGGAGGCTATAAGATTAAGGGCAAAAATGAAGAACAGCAAAAAAAGCTTTTAGAAGACGCCTTGAGTTTAGAAGAAGCTGGGGTGGGTTTGTTGGTTTTAGAGAGTATAACCACCCCTATCGCTCAAACAATCACGCAAAAAATCAAAATCCCCACGATCGGCATAGGGAGCGGTAAAGATTGCGACGGGCAGATTTTAGTGTGGAGCGATATGTTAGGCTTTTTTGATAGTTTTAAGCCTAAATTCGTGCGAGAATACCTTAAGGGGAAAGAATTGGTTCAAAACGCTATCAAGCAATACGCTGACGATGTGAAAAAGGGAAACTTCCCTAACGAATTAGAAAGTTATCATTAA
- the ruvB gene encoding Holliday junction branch migration DNA helicase RuvB, whose amino-acid sequence MKERIVNLETLDFETSQEVSLRPSLWEDFIGQEKIKSNLQISICAAKKRQESLDHMLFFGPPGLGKTSISHIIAKEMETNIKITAAPMIEKSGDLAAILTNLQAKDILFIDEIHRLSPAIEEVLYPAMEDFRLDIIIGSGPAAQTIKIDLPPFTLIGATTRAGMLSNPLRDRFGMSFRMQFYSPSELALIIKKAAIKLNQDIKEESADEIAKRSRGTPRIALRLLKRVRDFALVKNSSLMDLNITLHALNELGVNELGFDEADLAYLSLLANAQGKPVGLNTIAASMREDEGTIEDVIEPFLLANGYLERTAKGRIATPKTHALLKIPTLKSQTLF is encoded by the coding sequence ATGAAAGAACGGATAGTCAATCTAGAAACTTTGGATTTTGAAACTTCTCAAGAAGTGAGTTTGCGCCCTAGTCTTTGGGAAGATTTTATCGGTCAAGAAAAGATTAAAAGCAACTTGCAAATTTCTATTTGCGCGGCTAAAAAACGCCAAGAAAGTTTGGATCACATGCTCTTTTTTGGCCCGCCCGGTTTGGGTAAAACTTCAATCAGCCATATCATCGCTAAAGAAATGGAAACCAATATCAAAATCACCGCCGCTCCCATGATAGAAAAAAGCGGTGATTTAGCCGCCATTTTGACGAATTTGCAAGCTAAAGACATTCTTTTCATTGATGAAATCCACCGGCTCAGTCCAGCGATTGAAGAGGTTTTATACCCGGCGATGGAAGATTTTAGGTTGGATATTATCATAGGCTCAGGTCCAGCGGCTCAAACCATTAAAATTGATTTACCCCCTTTCACCCTCATCGGCGCTACCACTAGAGCTGGAATGCTCTCTAACCCCTTAAGAGACAGATTTGGCATGAGTTTTAGGATGCAATTTTATAGCCCTAGCGAACTGGCTCTCATCATCAAAAAAGCCGCCATTAAACTCAACCAAGACATCAAAGAAGAAAGCGCTGATGAAATCGCTAAAAGGAGCAGAGGCACGCCAAGGATTGCTCTAAGGCTTTTAAAAAGGGTGCGCGATTTTGCATTAGTCAAAAATTCAAGCTTGATGGATTTAAACATCACTTTGCATGCCTTGAATGAATTAGGCGTGAATGAATTGGGCTTTGATGAAGCGGATTTGGCGTATTTATCTTTGTTGGCTAACGCTCAAGGAAAGCCGGTGGGTTTGAACACGATTGCAGCGTCTATGAGAGAAGATGAAGGCACGATTGAAGACGTGATTGAGCCTTTTTTACTCGCTAATGGTTATTTAGAGCGCACCGCTAAAGGCAGAATCGCCACGCCTAAAACCCATGCGCTTTTAAAAATCCCCACTTTAAAGTCTCAAACTTTATTTTAA
- the tatB gene encoding Sec-independent protein translocase protein TatB, translated as MFGMGFFEILVVLVVAIIFLGPEKFPQAVVDMVKFFRAVKKTLNDAKDTLDKEINIEEIKKETLEYQKLFENKVESLKGVKIEELEDAKITAEKEIKSIQDLMQDYQQSLENNAPPNHSNKEVSNEEALNKEASSDESLKEVQLATDNNAKEHDKEKEHV; from the coding sequence ATGTTTGGCATGGGCTTTTTTGAAATCCTTGTGGTGTTGGTTGTAGCGATTATTTTTTTAGGGCCAGAAAAATTCCCCCAAGCTGTCGTGGATATGGTGAAATTTTTTCGTGCGGTTAAAAAAACGCTCAATGACGCCAAGGACACTTTAGATAAAGAAATCAATATTGAAGAAATCAAAAAAGAAACCCTAGAATATCAAAAGCTCTTTGAAAATAAAGTGGAGAGTCTTAAAGGCGTTAAGATTGAAGAATTAGAAGACGCTAAAATAACTGCAGAAAAGGAGATTAAAAGCATTCAGGATTTGATGCAAGATTACCAACAAAGCCTAGAAAACAACGCACCCCCTAACCATTCCAATAAAGAAGTTTCCAATGAAGAAGCCTTAAATAAAGAAGCTTCAAGCGATGAATCTCTTAAAGAAGTCCAATTAGCAACCGATAACAACGCCAAAGAACACGACAAAGAAAAAGAGCATGTTTGA
- the tatC gene encoding twin-arginine translocase subunit TatC, translating to MFEDLKPHLQELRKRLMVSVGTILVAFLGCFHFWKNIFEFVKNSYKGTLIQLSPIEGVMVAIKISFSAAIVISMPIIFWQLWLFIAPGLYKNEKKVILPFVFFGSGMFLIGAAFSYYVVFPFIIEYLATFGSDVFAANISASSYVSFFTRLILGFGVAFELPVLAYFLAKVGLITDASLKAYFKYAIVVIFIVAAIITPPDVVSQIFMALPLVGLYGLSILIAKMVNPAPKDNENDTKEN from the coding sequence ATGTTTGAAGATTTAAAACCGCATTTACAGGAATTAAGAAAGCGTTTGATGGTTTCTGTAGGAACGATTTTAGTGGCGTTTTTGGGGTGTTTTCATTTTTGGAAAAATATTTTTGAATTTGTTAAAAATTCTTATAAAGGCACGCTCATTCAGCTCTCCCCTATTGAAGGGGTCATGGTGGCGATTAAAATCAGTTTTTCAGCCGCTATCGTCATTTCCATGCCCATTATCTTTTGGCAATTGTGGCTTTTTATCGCTCCAGGGCTTTATAAGAATGAAAAAAAAGTGATTTTGCCTTTTGTGTTTTTTGGGAGTGGCATGTTTTTAATTGGGGCGGCATTTTCTTATTATGTGGTGTTCCCTTTCATCATTGAATACTTAGCCACTTTTGGGAGCGATGTGTTTGCGGCTAATATTTCTGCGTCCAGTTATGTGAGCTTTTTCACGCGCTTGATTTTAGGCTTTGGCGTGGCGTTTGAATTGCCTGTTTTGGCGTATTTTTTGGCTAAAGTGGGCTTGATCACTGATGCGAGCCTGAAAGCGTATTTTAAATACGCTATTGTAGTGATTTTTATTGTAGCAGCCATTATCACTCCCCCTGATGTGGTGAGTCAAATCTTTATGGCATTGCCTTTAGTGGGGCTTTATGGGCTTTCTATTTTGATTGCCAAAATGGTCAATCCGGCTCCTAAAGATAACGAAAATGACACCAAAGAGAATTAG
- the queA gene encoding tRNA preQ1(34) S-adenosylmethionine ribosyltransferase-isomerase QueA has translation MKEFDLESYDYYLPKELIANYPVLPKEKAKLLVYERRSQTITHTTFEHVLDFFPKNALVVLNDTKVMKARLFGSKHAFLPSKTTEVFFHRFFKGNTALTQIKGKIKVGDKIFFDTNYHAEVLELLHNGQRLIAFYDNQTPLNQENILKLLEQYGHMPLPPYIKRADESLDAHEYQSVFAKHIGAVAAPTASLHFSQNTLEKLLKDFKHAFLTLHVGAGTFLGVETKDIREHQIHTEVLRIPKKSQEILQESQEVLCIGTTALRSVEYFKRLENPNQESFECDIFLHLANPIQHVNHLLTNFHLPKSSLLMLVSAMIGLEKTKEIYKIAIEKKYRFYSYGDGMLIL, from the coding sequence TTGAAAGAATTTGATTTAGAGAGCTATGATTATTATTTGCCTAAGGAATTGATCGCCAACTACCCCGTTTTGCCCAAAGAAAAGGCTAAATTACTCGTCTATGAAAGGCGTTCGCAAACAATCACGCACACCACTTTTGAGCATGTTTTAGACTTTTTCCCTAAAAACGCCCTTGTGGTGTTGAACGACACTAAAGTGATGAAGGCTAGGCTTTTTGGATCTAAACATGCCTTTTTGCCATCAAAAACGACTGAAGTGTTTTTCCACCGCTTTTTTAAAGGCAACACCGCCCTAACTCAAATTAAGGGTAAGATCAAAGTGGGGGATAAAATCTTTTTTGATACAAATTATCACGCTGAAGTCTTAGAATTGCTTCATAACGGCCAGCGCTTGATCGCTTTTTATGACAATCAAACCCCCTTAAATCAAGAAAATATCTTAAAGCTTTTAGAACAATACGGGCATATGCCCTTACCCCCTTATATTAAAAGAGCGGATGAGAGTTTGGATGCGCATGAATACCAGAGCGTGTTCGCTAAACACATCGGCGCGGTGGCTGCCCCTACGGCGTCATTGCATTTTTCTCAAAATACCTTAGAAAAATTATTGAAAGATTTCAAGCACGCTTTTTTGACCTTACATGTGGGAGCTGGGACTTTTCTTGGCGTAGAAACTAAGGACATTAGAGAGCATCAAATCCATACAGAAGTTTTACGCATTCCTAAAAAAAGCCAAGAAATTTTGCAAGAATCCCAAGAGGTTTTATGCATCGGCACGACCGCTTTAAGGAGCGTGGAATACTTTAAGCGTTTAGAAAACCCTAATCAAGAATCGTTTGAATGCGACATCTTCTTGCATCTTGCCAATCCTATCCAGCATGTCAATCACTTGCTCACTAATTTCCATTTGCCCAAATCAAGCCTTTTAATGCTTGTAAGTGCGATGATAGGCTTAGAAAAAACCAAAGAAATCTACAAAATAGCCATAGAAAAGAAGTATCGTTTTTATTCTTATGGCGATGGGATGCTGATTTTATGA
- the rsmG gene encoding 16S rRNA (guanine(527)-N(7))-methyltransferase RsmG, protein MNPLLQDYARILLEWNQTHNLSGARNLSELEPQITDALKPLEFIKDFKSCLDIGSGAGLPAIPLALEKPEAQFILLEPRVKRAAFLNYIKSVLPLKNIEIIKKRLEDYQNLLQVDLITSRAVASSSFLIEKSQRFLKDKGHFLFYKGEQLKNEIAYKTTECFVYQKRIYFYKSKESLC, encoded by the coding sequence ATGAACCCCTTATTGCAAGATTATGCGCGCATCCTTTTAGAATGGAATCAAACGCACAACTTGAGCGGCGCGAGGAATTTAAGCGAGTTAGAACCCCAGATCACAGACGCTCTAAAGCCCTTAGAATTTATCAAAGATTTTAAAAGCTGCTTGGATATTGGGAGCGGGGCGGGACTTCCTGCTATCCCTTTAGCCCTTGAAAAACCTGAAGCGCAATTCATTCTTTTAGAGCCAAGGGTAAAAAGAGCGGCTTTTTTAAATTACATTAAAAGCGTTTTGCCTTTAAAAAATATTGAAATCATTAAAAAGCGTTTAGAAGATTATCAAAATCTTTTACAAGTGGATTTAATCACTTCTAGAGCGGTCGCTAGCTCTTCTTTTTTGATAGAAAAAAGCCAACGCTTCCTAAAAGATAAGGGGCATTTTTTATTCTACAAAGGCGAGCAGTTAAAGAATGAAATCGCTTATAAAACCACTGAATGCTTTGTGTATCAAAAGCGTATTTATTTTTACAAATCAAAGGAAAGTTTATGTTAA
- a CDS encoding PP0621 family protein, with protein MLRILIPLLIIVWVLWRLFLRQKPHKNDHRDNHSYTQQTPKELEDHMIVCSKCQTYVSSKDAIYSGAVAYCSETCLNDKG; from the coding sequence ATGTTAAGAATTTTAATCCCCTTACTCATTATCGTGTGGGTTTTATGGCGTTTGTTTTTGAGGCAAAAACCCCACAAAAACGACCACAGAGACAACCACTCTTACACGCAACAAACCCCCAAAGAATTAGAAGATCACATGATTGTATGCTCTAAATGCCAAACCTATGTCTCTAGCAAAGACGCTATTTATAGCGGAGCGGTAGCCTATTGCAGTGAAACTTGTTTGAATGATAAGGGGTAA